One region of Channa argus isolate prfri chromosome 20, Channa argus male v1.0, whole genome shotgun sequence genomic DNA includes:
- the aldoab gene encoding aldolase a, fructose-bisphosphate, b — MPHAYPFLTPEQKKELSDIALRIVATGKGILAADESTGSVAKRFQSINAENTEENRRLYRQLLFTADDRIKPCIGGVILFHETMYQKTDDGKPFPQYLKERGMVVGIKVDKGVVPLAGTNGETTTQGLDGLYERCAQYKKDGADFAKWRCVLKITPTTPSNLAIIENANVLARYASICQMHGIVPIVEPEILPDGDHDLKRCQYITEKVLAAVYKALSDHHVYLEGTLLKPNMVTAGHSCSHKYSNQEIAMATVTALRRTVPPAVPGITFLSGGQSEEEASINLNAMNQCQLHRPWALTFSYGRALQASALKAWGGKKENGKACQEEFIKRALANNLACQGKYVSSGSSTAGGESLFVANHAY, encoded by the exons ATGCCTCACGCATATCCCTTCCTCACTCCTGAGCAGAAGAAGGAGCTCAGCGATATTGCTCTGAGGATTGTGGCTACCGGCAAGGGAATCCTTGCTGCCGACGAGTCCActg GAAGTGTGGCCAAGCGCTTCCAGAGCATCAATGCTGAGAACACTGAAGAGAACAGGAGGCTGTACCGGCAGCTCCTCTTCACCGCTGATGACCGCATCAAGCCATGCATTGGTGGTGTTATCCTTTTCCATGAGACCATGTACCAGAAGACCGATGATGGCAAGCCCTTTCCCCAGTACCTAAAGGAAAGGGGCATGGTTGTGGGCATCAAGGTCGACAAAGGTGTTGTCCCTCTTGCCGGAACCAACGGCGAGACAACAACCCAAG GTCTCGATGGACTGTATGAGCGCTGTGCCCAGTACAAGAAGGATGGTGCTGACTTTGCCAAGTGGCGCTGTGTGCTGAAGATCACCCCAACTACTCCCTCAAACCTGGCCATCATTGAGAACGCAAATGTCCTGGCCCGCTACGCCAGCATCTGCCAGATG CACGGCATCGTCCCCATCGTTGAGCCTGAGATTCTCCCTGATGGCGACCACGATTTGAAGCGCTGTCAGTACATTACTGAGAAGGTTTTGGCTGCTGTCTACAAGGCCTTGTCCGACCACCATGTCTACCTGGAGGGCACCTTGCTCAAACCCAACATGGTCACCGCCGGACACTCCTGCTCACACAAGTACAGCAATCAGGAGATTGCCATGGCAACTGTTACCGCTCTGCGCCGCACTGTGCCCCCTGCAGTCCCTG GCATTACTTTTCTCTCTGGTGGCCAGAGTGAGGAGGAAGCCTCTATCAACCTGAATGCCATGAACCAGTGTCAACTGCACAGGCCTTGGGCACTGACCTTCTCATATGGCCGTGCCCTGCAGGCCTCTGCCCTCAAAGCCTGGGGCGGCAAGAAGGAGAATGGAAAGGCATGCCAGGAGGAGTTCATCAAGAGAGCGCTG GCTAACAACCTGGCTTGCCAGGGCAAGTATGTTTCCTCCGGAAGCAGCACTGCTGGTGGGGAGTCGCTATTTGTGGCTAACCATGCCTATTAA
- the LOC137105874 gene encoding integrin alpha-M-like, with protein sequence MDWIITTVVFLSVVKAALCFNIEPAAWKTFNVGAKGFGYQVVQRRSDLLVSAPLEQYSKDRRGQIYRCSRNDCNIMNVQTPDFAVNMSLGLTMTSDPNTQKTLACGPTIPKDCRSITLYNGVCFQIDPSNRFETPVPFKPEECRDQADIAFLLDGSGSVSGEDFQTMKDFVKNLVRSFLDRDTKFAIAQFSATPMTHYYFDNFYSQSWETKVDGISQLGETTYTAKAIQYVVNNIFTPSRGSRSDVKKILIVITDGQSHDRNYLQNSADAAEKKQIVRFAIGVGGAFYAREAKAELDTIASNPKNNHVFQVANFNALEQIRQSLQAKIFSIEGSQTSGESLKMEMAQQGFSAAYVPGGFQMGIVGANQWKGGYLEYTTAGSKERTFEEIEPDSYLGYSMAVAETSQGQLTIAGAPRYQHMGAVFIIFLGYIKKKIEPFPWQFQSGEYFGAEVCAMNVDNDRSTDLILISAPMYKDTDREGRVYICRLSNLDVDCHLDSPSILRGDASDSGRFGSSLAVLPDLNTDGLNDLAVGAPLENNGEGSIYIFHGEGGGRINTEYSQRISASEVQKGLKFFGMSISQTSYDQSGDSLPDLAVGSKGAVFLLRSRPIVMVEASVTFTPNQIPTQNVDCSKPLSGSAQICFTMTKLSQVDTVQANINYTFTLDATRKVPNNRAYVTDKEREMTKMITISLATRCSTERFSIQACPEDALNELKNELSFTFDGLPSGITQLKPSLAQQAKTTTVHSIGFEINCGTDNKCVDNLKVDFNFSSSSVVKVGIDDLLDVTVSVENRNENSYNSRVILTYPAGLSYRKFTSLTGKIECNSLDSEGGVLRGKTDCTIDKPIFKSNSKVFFIVSYGIDTNSELERTIFITANATSGNQEQSPSSELYKRREIDVKYSIFVTFESSLSYSNFSFGSNNLQKPAGQSVKVTNNIRLLNFTVVIKVPVKLGDKDIWVDPDSLQIPDCQQDKDQEPVVTNFVTQIQKMKSVDCFVSRCRVFKCNRVMGRLDEKVYKITANLSSGWIEQIGLSSAKFILKSTVSMEYDTSQYIFFSTGSNNSPPVHDIEIEVEVYPKPDFTKEIVGGSLGGLALLALLTAGLYKAGFFKSKYGQMISEAGEGAGPGADGGASASAPEAP encoded by the exons ATGGACTGGATCATTACTACTGTAGTTTTTCTGTCTG TGGTAAAAGCTGCACTTTGTTTCAATATTGAACCTGCGGCTTGGAAGACCTTCAATGTCGGTGCTAAAGGCTTTGGCTACCAGGTGGTGCAAAGACGATCAGA CCTGCTTGTCAGTGCTCCCCTTGAACAGTATTCAAAAGATAGAAGGGGACAAATATATAGGTGCTCCAGAAATGATTGCAATATCATGAATGTTCAAA cacCAGATTTTGCAGTCAACATGTCTCTTGGTTTGACAATGACAAGTGATCCCAACACACAAAAGACCTTG gCATGTGGTCCAACCATCCCGAAAGACTGCCGAAGTATCACCTTGTACAATGGTGTATGCTTTCAGATTGACCCTTCCAATAGGTTTGAAACCCCTGTGCCTTTTAAACCTGAAG AGTGCCGAGACCAGGCAGACATTGCATTTCTATTAGATGGTTCAGGCAGTGTATCAGGGGAAGATTTTCAAACAATGAAGGATTTTGTGAAAAATCTAGTCCGCTCGTTCTTGGACAGAGATACAAAG TTTGCTATTGCCCAGTTCTCTGCGACACCTATGACCCATTACTACTTCGATAATTTTTATTCTCAGTCATGGGAGACTAAAGTTGATGGCATTTCACAACTAGGGGAAACAACTTACACAGCTAAAGCCATCCAGTATGTGGT CAACAACATTTTCACACCATCAAGAGGTTCCAGATCAGATGTAAAGAAGATCTTAATAGTGATTACAGATGGACAATCCCATGACagaaattatttgcaaaattCAGCAGATGCAGCTGAGAAAAAACAGATTGTTCGATTTGCTATTGGA GTTGGGGGGGCTTTTTATGCACGTGAGGCAAAAGCTGAACTGGACACCATTGCATCTAATCCCAAGAACAACCACGTTTTTCAAGTGGCAAATTTTAATGCACTTGAACAAATAAGGCAGAGTTTGCAGGCCAAAATCTTCTCTATTGAAG GATCTCAAACCAGTGGAGAGtcactgaaaatggaaatggCTCAACAGGGATTCAGTGCTGCTTATGTGCCTGGG GGATTTCAGATGGGTATCGTTGGTGCCAACCAATGGAAAGGAGGCTACCTGGAATATACAACTGCAGGCAGTAAGGAGAGAACATTTGAGGAAATAGAACCTGACAGTTATCTAG GTTACTCAATGGCAGTTGCCGAAACCTCTCAAGGCCAACTGACCATTGCTGGAGCTCCAAGGTATCAACACATGGGAGCTGTGTTTATAATTTTCCTTGGctacatcaaaaaaaaaatcgaacCCTTCCCATGGCAG TTTCAGAGTGGTGAATATTTTGGGGCAGAGGTTTGTGCCATGAATGTAGATAATGACCGCTCCACTGACCTAATCCTCATATCTGCCCCTATGTACAAGGATACTGATAGAGAAGGAAGAGTTTACATTTGCCGTTTATCTAATTTG gaTGTTGACTGTCACTTAGATTCTCCATCAATACTAAGAGGTGACGCATCTGACTCAGGAAGGTTCGGTTCTTCTCTTGCTGTGCTGCCTGATCTTAACACCGATGGGTTGAATGATCTGGCAGTTGGAGCCCCTCTGGAGAACAATGGTGAGGGCAGCATCTATATATTCCACGGCGAGGGAGGAGGGAGAATCAACACTGAATACTCACAG AGAATATCTGCGTCTGAAGTCCAGAAAGGACTGAAGTTCTTTGGCATGTCCATCAGTCAGACGTCTTATGATCAAAGTGGAGACAGTCTACCTGACTTAGCTGTAGGGTCAAAGGGTGCAGTTTTCTTACTCAG ATCAAGGCCTATTGTCATGGTTGAAGCTTCTGTAACCTTCACTCCAAATCAAATTCCTACTCAAAATGTAGACTGTTCAAAACCGCTGTCAGGCTCAGCTCAGATCTGCTTTACCATGACAAAACTCTCTCAAGTAGACACAG TTCAAGCAAACATTAATTATACTTTCACGCTGGATGCGACCCGCAAAGTCCCAAACAACAGAGCTTACGTCACTGACAAAGAACGGGAGATGACTAAGATGATCACTATTTCCTTAGCGACACGGTGCTCTACAGAGCGCTTCTCTATTCAG GCTTGTCCAGAGGATGCTCTCAATGAACTTAAAAATGAGCTCAGTTTCACGTTTGATGGTCTGCCTTCTGGGATTACACAGCTTAAACCAAGTCTCGCTCAGCAGGCCAAAACAACTACTGTTCATTCT ATAGGCTTTGAGATCAACTGTGGCACTGACAACAAATGTGTGGATAACCTTAAGGTAGATTTCAACTTCAGCAG TTCCTCAGTAGTCAAAGTTGGCATCGATGACCTGTTGGATGTCACTGTCTCAGTGGAGAACCGTAATGAGAATTCCTATAACAGCCGTGTTATTCTCACATATCCTGCTGGGCTCTCCTACAGAAAGTTCACTTCTCTGACG ggaaaaatTGAATGCAACTCTTTGGACAGTGAAGGCGGTGTGTTAAGAGGAAAGACCGACTGCACTATTGACAAGCCGATTTTCAAGAGCAACTCAAAG gtttttttcaTCGTCTCTTATGGAATTGATACCAACAGTGAGCTCGAAAGGACGATTTTCATCACAGCCAATGCCACcag TGGGAATCAGGAGCAGTCCCCTTCAAGCGAACTCTACAAAAGGAGAGAAATTGATGTGAAGTACagcatttttgttacatttgaaaG TTCCCTCAGCTACAGCAATTTCTCTTTTGGAAGCAATAATTTGCAGAAACCAGCCGGACAATCAGTCAag GTTACAAATAATATCAGACTGCTGAACTTTACTGTTGTGATCAAAGTGCCAGTAAAACTCGGGGATAAAGACATCTGGGTGGATCCAGACAGTTTGCAG ATTCCAGACTGCCAACAAGACAAAGATCAAGAACCTGTTGTCACCAATTTTGTTActcaaatacagaaaatgaagtCAGTG GACTGCTTTGTAAGCAGGTGCAGGGTGTTCAAGTGCAATAGGGTCATGGGAAGACTGGATGAGAAAGTCTACAAAATTACAGCCAACCTTAGTTCAGGATGGATAGAGCAG ATTGGACTTAGCTCTGCCAAATTCATCTTGAAGAGCACAGTCAGTATGGAGTACGACACAAGCCAGTACATCTTCTTTTCAACAGGTTCAAACAACAGTCCCCCTGTTCATGAC ATTGAGATAGAGGTTGAAGTGTATCCCAAACCAGACTTCACCAAAGAGATTGTTGGAGGATCTCTGGGAGGGTTGGCTCTACTGGCTTTACTCACTGCTGGTCTGTATAAG GCTGGATTCTTCAAGAGTAAATACGGTCAAATGATTAGTGAAGCAGGAGAAGGAGCAGGTCCCGGTGCTGATGGCGGTGCTTCAGCTTCAGCACCAGAAGCACCATGA
- the LOC137105876 gene encoding transmembrane protease serine 9-like → MALRQGISVLTLAGLLSAVSHAQLDVCGTTPLNPRIVGGNDATPGSWPWQVSLQLFGDHVCGGSLINKEWVMSAAHCFFSSDQEIWTAVLGRQNQQGSNPHERSTNVSEIVLHPKFDSRTYDNDIALVKLSSPVTFTDYIRPVCLAASGSVFNRGTASWVTGWGNVKEGEPLPSPQALQEVEVPVVGNKKCNCLFGGATVTDNMICAGVLAGGKDSCQGDSGGPMVTKKGSVWVQSGIVSFGFGCARPNLPGVYSRVSRYQSWIKSHVRTHKPGFVLFIPRGLAIDMFTCPSLPPPLTSTTTAIATNGTAAATTNGTEGPDTTTYSGSNTTTPTFAMSSAKLCGTTIVNTKIVGGEDASPGQWPWQVSLQIFGGHVCGGSLINREWVMTAAHCIFITDMSGWQVSLGRQSLQGTNSHEVSIAIERVIVHPNYESSTNNNDIALLKLSLPVTFTDYIRPVCLAASGSVFNSGTASWVTGWGDVKEGESLQCPQTLQEVKVPVVGNRQCDSLYGGSTVTDNMICAGVVAGGKDSCLGDAGGPMVIKKSSVWVQSGLVSFGFGCALPNLPGVYSRVSRYQSWINSHINSDKPGFVLFNSKELDVDITYTSLSLPPPLITSTATTTIKPATTVTSSGSLSKMIDPTSAMLKSVCGNAPKTSTVVGDSGVFTGGMWPWMVSLHKNGNYTCGGTLISENVVLTAAQCISDLNPNALEWRVLLAKGHIKCSEAFALCLGVVNITVSKMTGFNVALLKLAKPVSYTDYIQPVCVDMDDARSIPIGSQCWVVGWGSTVADDAGSGLRDLVTQVANCGNVSDIENICTNTIPLQQGDLGGPLLCRLQSSWFQVATVSASDKKSALADVQVFVKTSRFRSFIKETVGNMLSPAAAATGFSVSLFPSFAVPIIFTFLLS, encoded by the exons ATGGCTTTGAGGCAAGGGATCTCGGTATTGACTCTGGCAGGCCTTTTATCTGCAG taTCACATGCTCAGCTTGATG TATGTGGCACTACTCCACTCAACCCCAGGATAGTTGGGGGCAATGATGCTACACCTGGAAGCTGGCCCTGGCAGGTTAGTCTGCAGCTATTTGGAGATCATGTCTGTGGCGGGTCCCTCATTAACAAAGAGTGGGTAATGTCCGCTGCTCATTGCTTCTTCAG CTCAGACCAAGAAATCTGGACTGCTGTGTTGGGTCGGCAAAACCAACAGGGTAGTAACCCACATGAAAGGTCCACAAATGTTAGTGAAATAGTGCTGCATCCAAAGTTCGACAGCAGGACCTATGACAATGACATTGCTCTGGTAAAATTGTCATCACCAGTCACCTTCACAGACTACATCAGACCTGTGTGTCTGGCAGCCAGTGGCAGTGTGTTCAACAGAGGCACTGCGAGCTGGGTCACTGGCTGGGGCAACGTCAAAGAGGGAG AACCCCTCCCTTCCCCCCAAGCTCTACAGGAAGTGGAAGTGCCAGTTGTGGGAAACAAAAAGTGTAACTGTCTCTTTGGAGGCGCTACAGTTACAGACAACATGATCTGTGCTGGTGTTCTGGCAGGAGGCAAAGACTCATGTCAG GGTGATTCTGGCGGTCCAATGGTCACCAAAAAAGGCTCTGTCTGGGTCCAGTCTGGAATAgttagttttggttttggttgtgCTCGGCCCAACCTGCCAGGAGTCTACTCCAGAGTGTCTCGTTACCAGTCCTGGATCAAGTCCCATGTTCGCACTCATAAGCCAggctttgtcctcttcatcccTAGAGGGTTGGCTATTGACATGTTCACCTGTCCCAGTTTACCACCTCCTCTTACTTCTACTACAACCGCTATTGCTACTAAtggtactgctgctgctactactaatGGTACCGAAGGACCAGACACAACAACATATTCAGGATCTAATACCACAACTCCAACATTTGCCATGTCAAGTGCTAAAT TGTGTGGAACCACTATTGTAAACACCAAGATAGTTGGAGGTGAAGATGCTTCACCAGGACAATGGCCCTGGCAGGTTAGTCTGCAGATATTTGGCGGCCATGTTTGCGGTGGATCGCTCATCAACAGAGAGTGGGTGATGACTGCTGCTCACTGCATCTTTAT TACAGACATGTCTGGATGGCAAGTTTCTCTCGGCCGTCAGAGCCTGCAAGGCACAAACTCGCATGAAGTGTCCATAGCTATTGAAAGAGTCATTGTGCATCCGAACTATGAAAGCAGCACCAACAACAATGATATTGCTCTGCTCAAACTGTCCTTACCAGTGACATTCACGGACTACATCAGACCTGTGTGTCTGGCAGCCAGTGGCAGTGTGTTCAACAGTGGTACTGCGAGCTGGGTTACTGGCTGGGGCGACGTCAAAGAGGGAG AGTCATTACAATGCCCTCAAACTCTCCAAGAGGTGAAGGTGCCAGTTGTAGGGAACAGACAGTGTGACTCTCTCTATGGAGGCTCTACAGTAACAGACAACATGATCTGTGCTGGTGTTGTGGCAGGAGGCAAAGACTCATGTCTG GGTGATGCAGGAGGTCCAATGGTCATCAAAAAGAGCTCTGTCTGGGTCCAGTCTGGACTAgttagttttggttttggttgtgCTCTGCCCAACCTGCCAGGAGTCTACTCCAGAGTGTCTCGTTACCAGTCCTGGATCAATTCCCACATAAACTCTGATAAGCCAGGCTTTGTCCTCTTCAACTCCAAAGAGTTGGATGTTGACATTACCTACACCAGTCTCAGTCTACCACCACCTCTTATTACttctactgctactactactattaaaCCTGCTACTACTGTTACTTCTTCTGGTTCACTATCTAAAATGATAGATCCAACATCTGCCATGTTAA agTCTGTGTGTGGCAACGCTCCCAAGACCAGTACTGTTGTAGGTGACAGTGGTGTTTTTACTGGAGGCATGTGGCCCTGGATGGTGAGTCTCCACAAAAATGGGAACTACACTTGTGGAGGAACccttatttctgaaaatgttgtcCTCACTGCTGCCCAATGCATCTCTGA CCTCAATCCAAATGCCCTTGAGTGGAGGGTGCTTCTGGCTAAAGGACATATAAAGTGCTCTGAAGCGTTTGCACTGTGTCTGGGTGTTGTGAACATAACAGTGAGCAAAATGACAGGCTTTAATGTTGCACTGCTGAAGCTGGCTAAACCAGTCAGCTACACAGATTATatccagcctgtgtgtgtggacatggaTGATGCCAGATCCATACCCATTGGTAGTCAATGCTGGGTGGTGGGCTGGGGGAGCACAG ttGCTGATGATGCTGGATCAGGTCTCCGAGACCTAGTAACTCAAGTGGCAAATTGTGGAAATGTTTCTGatatagaaaacatttgcactAACACCATACCACTTCAACAG GGGGATCTGGGCGGCCCTCTGCTCTGCAGGTTACAGTCGTCTTGGTTCCAGGTGGCCACTGTATCAGCGAGTGATAAAAAATCAGCCCTTGCAGATGTTCAGGTCTTTGTCAAAACTTCAAGGTTCAGGTCGTTCATTAAGGAGACAGTTGGTAACATGCTgtctcctgctgcagctgcaacaGGTTTCTCAGTCTCCTTGTTCCCCTCTTTTGCTGTCCCAATAATCTTCACGTTCCTGCTGTCATGA